The genomic stretch agattgagGCGGACAGTCTTCTTACCTTGCAGTctcccttacagaaaagttaataacaaatGTTTTACGGCAGTatttgtgtctgcactaggtacAAATGGAAAACTGGGTAGCTGAGGTATACTGGAGAAGAAATCCAGGGTGTTCTTTCGAACAGCTTTTTTTAACGTAGGTCGACATTTAGGGTCAGACACCCAACCccactaccttacagaaaagttaataacaaatgttgtacggcaatacttttgtccgcactaggtgcaaagaaAGGCCGGGTATCTGTggtttatttgacaaaaaacacagagtgttcttcggcttagtttatttttcttACAAGAAAGTGCAAAGTTGGGCCCGGACACCATACTCCATTacttacagaaaatttaataaaaaaaatgttctatgtCAAATCATTGTCCACAATAGGCGCAAAGGAACGCTGGATAAATGTGGTctatttgtgaaaaaaacacagtgtgttctctggcttagtttattgtgtttttaagtaggttcaaagattgagTCGGACTTTCTTCTTACCTTACAGTCTTCCTTagagaaaatttaataaaaatgttctacggcagtatttgtgtctgcactaggtgcaaatggaAGTTTGGTAGCTGAGGTATACTGGAGAAGAAAtccagggtgttcttcggcttagttttttttttaaagaaagtgcAAAGTTGGGGCCAAACACCTCACCCCACTACCTTccagaaaattaataaaaatttgttcTATGTCAAATCATTGTCCAAAATAGGGGGAAAGGAACGCTTGGTAGCTGTGGTCTGCTTGTGAAAAAACGCAGTGTGTTCTACGGCTgagtttattgtttttgaagTAGCTACTAGTAATAACAAATGTTCTACGGCTGTatttgtgtctgcactaggtgcaaacgGAATCTGGGTAGGTGAGGTATACTGGAGAATAAATCAAGgatgttcttcggcttagtttattttttttaaagaaagtgcAAAGTTGGTgccggacaccctaccccactaccttacagaaaaattaataaaaaatattctatgtCAAAACATTTTCGACAAACAGGCGCAAAGGATTGCTgggtagctgtggtctacttgtTAAAAAACACAATGTTTTCTACGGCTTAGCTTATTGATTTTTTAAGGAGGTTCAAAGATTGAGTCGGACAGTCTtcttaccttacagtctaccttacagaaaagttaataaaaaagtCTACGGCAGTATTTGTGTCTGCACTGGGTGCAAATGGAAGCTTTGTAGCTAGGGTATACTGGAGAAGAAATGCAGGGTGTttttcggcttagttttttttaaaagaaagtgcaAAGTTGGGGCCGGACACCCTACCCgactaccttacagaaaaattattaagaaatgtTCTATGTCAAATCATTGTCCACAAACAGGCGCAAAGGGAAACTGGGTGTCTGTGATCTACTTGagaaaaacacagtgtgttctACGGCTTAGTTTCTAGTTTTTTAAGTAAGTTCAAAGATTGAGTCGGACAGTCTTCTTACCTTACAGTCttccttacagaaaagttaatgaAAAATCTTCTACGGCAGTatttgtgtctgcactaggtgcaaatagAAGCTTGGTAGCTGAGGTATACTGGAGAAGAAATcccggacaccctaccccactaccttacagaaaaattaataaagaaatgTTCTATGTCAAATCATTGTCCAAAGTACGCAATGGAACGCTgggtagctgtggtctacttttgaaaaaacacagtgtgttctAAGACTtggtttcttctttttttttaagtaggttCAACGATTGAGTCGGACAGTCTTCTTACCTTACAGTCTTCCTTAAAGACAAGTTAATGAAAAATCTTCTACGGCAGTatttgtgtctgcactaggtgcaaagggaagctgggtagctgaggtatactggagaagaaatccagggtgttcttcggcttttttttttttttaagaaagtgCAAAGTTGGGGCCGGACACCCTACTccactaccttacagaaaaattaataaaaaatgttctacttCAAATTGTTGACCGCAATGGGCGCAAAGGGGAGCTGGAGAGCTGTGATCGACTTGagaaaaacacagtgtgttctacggcttaaattattgttttttgagTAGGTTCAAAGATTAAGATTGAGTCAGACAGTCTTcttaccttacagaaaagttaataaaaaatgttctacggcaatacgtttgtctgcactaggtgcaaagggaagctgggtagctgggGTATACTGGGGAAGAAATCCATGGTGTTCTTtcgcacagttttttttaacgTAGATCCCAATTTAGAgccggacaccctaccccattaCATTACAGAAACGTTAATAACAAATGTTGAACGACAAAACTTTTGTCAGCACAAGGTgaaaagggaagctgggtagtttatgtttacttgagaaaaaatcaagGGTGTTTTCCggcatattcttttttataggAGGTATAAAGTTCTGGTCGAACACCGtaccttacagaaaaaataataaaaaatgttctacggcaatagtTTTGTCAAGACTAGTTGCAAAGAAAGGCTgggtagctgtggtctactcgAGAAAAAAACACAGGATGTTCTTccgcttagtttttttttaaagtaggttCAAATTTAgagtcggacaccctaccctactaccttacagaaaagttagtAAAAAATGTTGTACGACAACACTTTTATCAGCACAAGGTgaaaagggaagctgggtagttcatgtttacttgagaaaaaatcaagGGTGTTTTccggcttagtttttttttatagtaggTCTAAAGTATGTGTCGGACACCGTACAAcactaccttacagaaaagtgaacaaaaatttaTTCAATGGCAAAGCTGTTGTCCGCACTAGGTTTAAAGCAAAGCTGGGTAGTTGTTGTCtgcttgagaaaaaaaaacaaagggtgtTCTccggtttaattttttttttatagtgggTCTTAAGTTGGTGTCGGACACCTTACCACCCTTCCTtaaagaaaagttaataaaactgTGTTCAAtgtcaatacttttgtccgcattAGGTTTAAAGAATACGTTTTTGTCAAATTAGGAATCAGAATATGTGTTCACTGAAagcaaaaacgaaaaaaaaaaattgcgggAAATTAAACggtctctctctctctctctatctGATTAATTGTGTATACTAGATTAAGGCTAAGATCTAGAATTGGAGGCGATGAGCGTGTCTGTTGGGTAGAGGTACTCTAGTGCGCCACAATCCTTAATCTGCTCTTTAGATCAACTAATTATATACAAGTATATCGTTTAGTTCATGTACATACCCATTTTATCACATTAATatatatcaagaaaataaatcaGCAGTTTTGCATCCAATATATTGTAGATATAATCATGACCattaaacagtaaacaggcttGAAAGATAGACTCATATTGGTCACTCAACACCCACTGGCTAATATTTCAGAAATTTTTAGGACCAAAACGCAATGATACGCTAAAATAACCGTTCCATTATAAGCTCCGGTGTATGGACACATTACAAGGTGATAATGAATATTACCTAGGAAAGGCGATGGTTCACAAGTTAATAAACGAGCACCAGCAATGTTTTTGCTTTGGTATTTattatgttaaacaattcaacagtaaaaatgtCGGTGTGGGGAGGATGAAGGAGTATTCTATTTTAGTTTTTAGGGTATTTTTTCTTCTGACTACCATGccatatatttagaatattttgttaTCTCCTTCTTCCTGATGGTACTTTGATTTTACCTATCGTACTTACCGAAATCCTATAGTTCACGAAAAATCTATTTAGGAAGTGTCGTTGCATGTAGGGTAATGGTCCTAAATTGGCTAACATTGGGTTGAAATGCTATCGAAGCTCTAGGACTATTattgaaacatgtcaaaataaGGGATCCCTAAAACGACTCTTACTCTACTGTTATTTAAACATACGTTAGTGtccaaaaatatcaaatagatcAGACATACTGTTATTCAATTTgaagggtttttttttctaacaaaaaaaaaacacgttacATGTAATAATGTTATGCGTcggaagcgcttttctggactTCTGAGTTGAAACCTTATTTTCCTTATAGGTGACCAGAACATCATACAACAACATCACGCAAATTACATCATACTTTTGTATATCAATGCAGAAACATGAAATTAATaagaattaaaaaccaattgttcagaccaattgaaggtctttccatatCAAAGAAATTTTGATAAGAAGATAGTTGTTCATACTGATACGATAAATAATggtttaatcatattttaagtgATATAAAGGAGATAATATGCTACTTCCGGTGAAATGAATGTCACTTCCGGTCTAATATGATAGCTTCtttcacactgattccaaaaatatatagtttctatgtACTTTTGTATTTAGAATGGGAGATACATGGTCACTTCCGGTTTGTTGGAAGTCATTTTTAGTCTTCAGTAATCAGTTTATGTatctatatgacaaaatatatggattctAAGTACTTTTATAcgaaaaaattgcaaaaaaggttacttccggttttctcaaggtcacttccggtagtCATTTTTCAAGGTAATTTGTCATCCAACCTTTTGTACAAGGTCAAATGCCATTAAAATGGACTTAGTTGaagttaaaatcaaataacCTCATATCAAGACATTTCAGGGGCACTAATGATGCTATTTAATTGTATCAGACTAAATGTAACATATCTTCATAACTATATAGCAATCATTTTGCACTTGTTCTTTAATATGTACCTTTTCAAGGGTtggagaaaatgcaaaaacatggAAAATTCCGAATTtagaacttgaccttgacctttgaccttgactcCATTTTCTAATAAAGGGCCCAGGGatttcaaataaatacattccagggttatacggttgaCGGTTTATTAGTTAATAACACATATagagaaaataattttgtaaaggtagataactcctataaaatttcatcgaatcgcttcgatccaaataagCCAATTTTTTCttaggatgtaacgaacaatttgtaaaaagaattgtgtcgctatcttttttttgttacgaaggagatgcactctgatgataaacagtgaacagggagataactcttacaaagaaaagtgttcggcttagcagggttaaatgtaaaagcgcataaactgtacgatacaatataacaatttctaagcgacatattgagAAACAAACATTTGTCGCAATATCAAAATtaggcggaaaaaaaaaaataataataataataatcagaagaaatacaataGCTCTTTCCAcagaaaggtggaaagacctaattaataTGGGTTGTATTGCCGATTTAAGAATTTGAATTgatggtttatttatttttgttgacgTAGAAGAGATTATATCAGTTATTGAACATTTACAATTGCGGTaagaatttcaattttaaagcaatCGATCATAGTTGTCAAAACACTTGAGTGGTTTATTCATCATATGCATGTTCCATGTGTGTGAATGAATTGAACAATCTCATCTCTTGTATCTggtcaaaacaaaacataagacTCAAGGTAATAATTGCATTAAAAAGGCATTAACATATTAATAGATTTAAATCTCTGTTTTAATTCTCATTTTAATGATGTCTCTCTTGAGAGAGATTGATTTCAATCAGAGAAATGTGTTCTCCTTGACAGTTgagaaatatttcttttgtattgAATTTTACAGATGTTAAAAGTATACAATCATATGAAATTACAGACATCTACAAGGTTCATGCTTTCTTTGTGGCAACAATGAAAATTGATTggcaaatttacaaaatatatatatactcattACTGGCTGTATGCAAACGTATGTAAGAATTTACTAAGCAAAACAGAATCTACTTTAAATCGTTAACTTAGTAAATAGCTAGGAACTGTCGTATATATACACTTAAAACAAACTACaattatattaattatgattAGGAAACACAACGGCCGATAATCTTCATTCAATTTCTGAGTTGCaaaatggaattaaaaaaagataaaagtaaaccatcaacACTACAATCCCAGAAAGTACACAGATTAAATAATGCCACTGACGGGTCATAACAGTACgtattaagatattttaatagtatttatgttcaagaccatatgagtatttgttTGGATCTATCcgtacttttttcaaaatgcgTATACGGTCAGACTGTACGCATAGGGTCTACCTAATgttaaatgtaaatgaaataaaattaatattttaactgttaaAAAAGGTCACGTAAATTTGATATGTTACGATTGTGTATCCAGCATGTCAGTAATacatgatatttaattttatcttacctcctatacatttatAAGAAAAGGATTGGTTAAGAGCAACCACGTGGGACAGTGTTTAATCCATATTATGTTAGTAGTGGAGTTGTGTCCCTTTATACAAACAACACGGCggtgagaaaaaaatcttaaatcgATAATGAACGATTGTTACTAATTCCATACAACACATTTAAAGCTAACAAGTTTTTATTGTTGgctcttgtttttaaatagacATATGGCAGTTGGTTCATAATACTAACAGTATTGAAGACTTGATCACTTTTATAGACCACAAGTCTTAATATCACatgttaagatagtcggtaagataaattcgtcaCATactgtgctagtgacctaatacgatataaatggagtcagtaaattccatattcgGATTCGAGCTTCGCTTTCACCCGATATGTAATGTACCGATTccatatataaaagaaactttttttgtatatatatatatatatatatataattgcctaacaatgtaattttaacacactatttagcatgtaaatataagaatgtttaaaatattaacaaaatgatgaaaataaacgcaatatttcgctagaccaactagcgttatcaagcgtgcatctatccaggtgaaatcggatgaagatgataagaaacttttgcagctcaatgtatgTGTTGCACTTAGCTGccttgaaaataaagaaaaattgcaGCTCAATGTCTATGAGCAATTGAATTTAGCtgctttgaaaataagaaaattttgcagcttaATGTATATGTTGCACTTGGACCTAGCTACCttgaaaatacataattggTAGTTGAAGTTAGCAACGTCCATTGGCCAAtattacgggataaaaaggacgatgctttgtttttaaattattctttatctttctTGTATCTGTTTTCGTCTTTTTCGTTAAGACCATCAGGTTCTAAAGTGTGGAGTTGGTGGATCCAAAAGTTTTCTCTTCTCCTCGCCGTGGTGTCCCACTCGGTGTTGACTTCTATAATTTGGAAAGTAACATTAGCAAAAGGATGTTTCGTTGAACTAAGATGTCTTGTGAGAGGacagtttttgttggttttgtacGATGAACGATGGTTATTGAGCCGAATattaaatttgtccattgtttctcccacatactgcatgccacaagtgtcacatgttaatatataaattgagtttCCGTTTAACAGTTGGAATAAGAGTAGATGGTATAATGTTGTTTAGTAATGGAGCTGATGAAAGAACTGCTTGTATTGGCAGatttacaacacaaacaattccTTCGACCACATTGTTTGTAGCAACCGGGCGATGGATTAGGATTAGGCTGCTTTGCTAATACAGATGTCACTAATTTGTCACGGATGTTTTTAGGTCTTCTGAAGGCCATGACTGGTGGTGatgaaaaaactttttttagatttaaatttattttctataatttcccAATGCTTCTGAACAATggatgacacatttttaaaatcaggatGGTAAGTGAGTACAAGGGGTGTTCTGTTAGCTGCTTTATTCTTATCTTTGTACTCAAGAAGTTCTTGGCGACTAGTTCTGTTTGCTCTTTCGAAAGCGCTATCAATGATGTTGTTATTGTATCCTTGAACAACTAGATGTTTACGAAGTTGTCCAAGTCTAGAATTTTTCGTATTTTCAGTAGAGCATATTCTCTTGATTCGCAATGCCTGGCTGAATGGGATACCACGGGAGCAGTGTTTAGGATGGCAACTTTTAGGAGAAAGGAATTGATGTTTGTCCGTTCGTTTGAAATGAAGGTCCGTTATAATGGTTCCGTTCTTGATGTAACTCGTAGTATCGAGGAAGTTAATTTTCACCATAGATGATTCATATGTAAATTGTATTGAATGGTGGAAAGAGTTACATTGTTCTAGAAATTCATTGAGATGTTGTTGTGAATCTAtccatttgaaatcaatatcGTCAATGAATCTGAACCATGATAAGGGCTGATATGGAGCACTAGCCAAGAGGCgtttttcaagttggcccataAATATGTTGGCATATGACGGGGCCATTTTTGTGCCCATACTAGTACCGTCTATCTGGAGATAGTGTTTTTCATTGAAAGAGAAGTTGTTATTCTCCAGTACTAGTTTCAGAAGTGTAACAAGGCACTCAGTAGGAGGATTTTTTTCACTACGAGTGTTCAATGCATCTTCACACGCTGCTATTCCTTCGTCTTGTGGAATGTTGGTATATAAAGAAGACACGTCCATGAATGCAAGTATAGTATTGCTTGGTAAAGGATTGAGGCTTGCCATTTTCTTGAGATAATCAGTTGTATCTTGAATGAATGAGGGTAGTTATTTCACATGAGGTCTTAGATGATGGTCTACAAATTCTGATATCTTTTCAGTTGGATGACTATTCGCTGACACAATTGGTCGACCTGGATTGCCcgttttatgtattttaggCAACATATAGAATCGTCCGGCCTTTGCTTCGTTCTCAAGAGGTCGGAGATAATCAAAGGTGTCATTGTCTATATGCTTATTGTCGAACATCTCTTGAAAGACGGTGTTGATCCTTCGAATAGTATTAAGCGTTGGATCTGTGGTTAATTGTCTATAAAAAATGGAGTTAGAAAGTTGGCGATTCCCCTCTGCTATATAATCTGTTTTATTCATGATAACCACAGCGCCCCCTTTGTCGGCAGGTTTTATTACAATATCCTCTTGATCTTTTAACGCTTTCAAAGCTATACTTTCTGACTtggataaattataatttcttgTATTTGTTATACAGGACTTTATATCAGACCTCACGTAGTTAATGAATGACTCCAAGTTatcatttttactctttggtgGTTTCCATTAACTTGTTTTCCTAAATTTTGGGGTGGGCGTGACTTCTTCATTGGTGTCAGTATCTGAATCTGTTAATCCGGCTTCTTCAAGGTTTTTCTTGCCCctattgtagaaaaaaatctttcaagcGTAAACGTCTAGCGAATTGGTCTAGGTCTTCGTCTAGCTAAAAAGTTGTTTACAGTTGATGGGATAGGACAGAAGTTTAAACCTTTACTTAGAAGAGCTTCCTCAGCACGTGTAAGTTCTTTAGATgacaaatttacaacaatgctttctgttttttgtttccgtcttttaaattttctttttctaggGATCTTATGGTTTGTTGTATTAATATCATTCATATGCTGATTCAAATGGACAGTGTGCATTTTATCTCTTTGACATTTattcctttgtttttctttatgtttCGATAGTTCAATTTGTTCAATATCTGCGAGGCGACGTTTAACTATTGCTAAATCGTCACGAGAAATGTTACTAGTGTTGATGATATAAACTTATCATaaatatcaggactaaattttatatatacgccagacgcgtgtttcgtctacaaaagactcatcagtgacgctcaaatccaaaataagttttaatagccaaataaagtacgaagttgaagagtatcAGATATCtgatatttcatttacaatttgtttgtaatttgtGGTTGTAAAAGAAAGGAACAGTTGAAGAAGCTGGATTGAACAGTTAAACATAATTTCATTCCAACGGCTCATGAATCTTTTGGATTTATGTCCCGGTGCCTGGCGACTCACTTTGTTGTTTAAAACTTTTGGTAGAGTTTTACTTTGAATATTGAAGTTATTAGAATTAAACATAATTCGAAAGAAAAGATTGTACAATATTGAGCAAGTTTACTACAAAAACCGTCAAAGAatctaaacaatatttttttttaaaatccgTCGAAAATACaatgagaaaatataataaaaacgtGTCGAAAAGTAATGCAAAGAATGAATAAAGTAGCTTTGTTACCCTTATAATACCAGTTGTTGATATAATATTTCCAGATTATTATGTAGGGCTGATGATATATTTCACTTCATTTAACaaattgtaataatattaatttgtaaattccaataaatgttcttttaaaatttacccATACAGTCCAAATACATATATGGTTCCTGTTTGTCCTATAATGCACGTTTATACGCATACGATCAGGAACGTATCATTGTGGTCTGTTTTCATTCTGCATACGGTCCAAATCGTCATATGGTCTGGGACATTTATATAAACCTATAAACATATGGTGGATATTGTTATACACTActtataggttgcatttctgtatatattgacaatgcaatttcccttaggaactccttttacgtcttaaactgtaccacttttactatgaagttttgaaaaaaatcttatcctagaattgaaagtatatatgcatcacaattgttttcaaaggtcaaaatatagagctgtgcggcatattttcaacgtttatatgccctgaacttctcagagtttaaactaacacttattttcttaactacccctacctcgaatgaaaggttaccacatatttcaatgtaaacaatatgcacatgtttatttacaggttacattcccaagttatgtctttgtgagatggaacacaggGAGCAtatctgggaaccagtatgtaaacaaaattatttttctatgaatattcaagatctccccaaaagaggcgagttttgagaaacagctgtatttacaaagcgCAACCTATAACatgtactaaatatatatttttaaaagatatccaatagatatttaatttgtcgGCGTCAGCCTAAAAATAACTTAACACACATAGGGAAAACGTACTATacaactgtttttaaaatatatttctttaatttcactGTTATCTACCAAATTGTAAGTTTggtatcattttggtctgttttcaTCCACTGGTGCGATGTCGTTACtgatggacgtttcgttccTGAGTGTATCTGAGTGGTTGGCAATCCTGTGGTTGAGAGTTCAAACCCATACACTGTGCGTATTGATGTGTGTTTCTTTATTCCACAAAGGCTAGAGGTAACGGGAACGATTGAGATCTCACTCCGTCTGTGACTTTGAGAACAAATTAATTACAATAGTCACATATTCGGATCCAGAATTCATGTGGCAAAAAATTATTTAagtgtttatttatttcggAGTTAGTAACAATTATAATCTGTTTGCTTATGTGTTCTTTGTTCTACGAATATCTGTCTACTCATGTATGTTGACAATGAAACCACATCTTCTGATAAGAATTGTATATGATGGTCCAAGTAATATGTCGAAAActtgtacatttcattttttctagATTATCGCATGCGATTGTGGTACCTTTTTGGTCTCTTTTCATTGTGTTGCATATAAATATGAATCGTAACACTTTATATTTACTAAACAGGTAAAAGATATACTTcttaagaaacaaaaaaaaaaacttcttggCACCAGGCTATGACGGAATAAAatctcagatcaaaataaaattgagaatggggaatgtgtcaaagtgaccacaatccgaccatagaacagacaaaagcagaaagtcaccaataggtctgcaatgcagcgagaaactcccgcacccggaggcgtccttcagctggcccctaaacaaatatctatactagttcagtgataatggacgccatactaaactccgaattatagcATAGCATGGACAATATGTTGG from Mytilus trossulus isolate FHL-02 unplaced genomic scaffold, PNRI_Mtr1.1.1.hap1 h1tg000110l__unscaffolded, whole genome shotgun sequence encodes the following:
- the LOC134700003 gene encoding uncharacterized protein LOC134700003; its protein translation is MASLNPLPSNTILAFMDVSSLYTNIPQDEGIAACEDALNTRSEKNPPTECLVTLLKLVLENNNFSFNEKHYLQIDGTSMGTKMAPSYANIFMGQLEKRLLASAPYQPLSWFRFIDDIDFKWIDSQQHLNEFLEQCNSFHHSIQFTYESSMVKINFLDTTSYIKNGTIITDLHFKRTDKHQFLSPKSCHPKHCSRGIPFSQALRIKRICSTENTKNSRLGQLRKHLVVQGYNNNIIDSAFERANRTSRQELLEYKDKNKAANRTPLVLTYHPDFKNVSSIVQKHWEIIENKFKSKKSFFITTSHGLQKT